A window of Candidatus Babeliales bacterium genomic DNA:
ATCCACTTCAAACTATTTGTTCAGCTACTTTTTCTCTCTGTTGAATAGAAGTCGCCGCATCAGTTTCTTCGGGGCTTATAATTCGTTCAATTGTTTGATTAATAGTCGTTACCGCTTCTCGTGGATTATAGGATTTAATAAGCGTTGCAATGGTCAAAGGATGTATTTTTTCTTGTGCTCCAAGCAAAGCAGCTACGTCTCCGATCTGTATGTTTTCTATATGCGTCACATCAATCAATGTATGATTCATGCAAATTCTTCCCACAATGGGCGCATAGTGTTGCTGTCCATCAGCAGTAGCAATAAGCACTGATCCAATGTTACTTAAATTACGATGATAGCCATGGTAATAACCGACCGGTAAGATGCCAATTTTAGTTTCTTGTGCTGTTGTATAGGTTCTATCGTATCCAACATGCTCATTGGCTGCAATGGTACGAATAAAGCTGATGGTTGTTTTCCATGTAGCAACCGGAATAAAAGAATAATTATTTATTTTTGGGAGCAATCCATATGCAGCGCCGCCGATGCGTACAAAATTACCATGTGCCGCTGGTGTTGAGATCGTTGCAGCAGAATTGGCGATATGGTGTAGTGGAATTTCGACATTTTGTCGTTTTAATTCTTCAAGAAGAGCGTTAAATTCTTGCAATTGTTGTGGTGTAAAATCGCTGGCAGGATTATTGCTTTCTGCAAAATGTGATGATATGCCTCTGATTTTTATATATGGTAGAGCAAGAATGGTATGAATATTTGCAAGGAACTCTGCAGGAGTAAAGCCAAGGCGGGACATCCCAGTATCTATTTTGATATGGATATTAATTGATTTGCTTATTGCTTGTGCATGATCATGGACCATTTTTAGGGTTGCCATATCTTGTATCATCAGATCAATGTTATGATGAATTGCATCAATGGGATTTGTATCTATAAATGAAAGGACAATGATTGGCTTGGTTACTTTTAGCTCTCGTATAAAGACAGCTTCAGAAAGCGATACCGTGCAAAGCCAGTCAACATTTGAATTTTCTTGGCATAATTGAGCAATTGCTGCGGTTCCATGACCATAGGCATTACCTTTTATTACGATGGCAAGATTCACCGTTGCGCCAATTATTTTTCGTAGCAAAGTAATGTTATGATTAAACGCAGATTTGCTTAATTCTATCCATGATATATGTTTTTTTTCCATGTTTAAAATCTGGTATAATGTTATTATTTATAATTATATCATTATTGATTGAAAATTTTATTTATAATGAAAACTATCAATCTTGTATTATTTGATTAAAAGTAAGTGTATGTGAAAACGGATAAGGAGTATAGAGATGTCAAAAAAGATTTGGTTGTGTGCGTTAGCAGGAAGCGTCGTTGTAGGTTCAGTAGGGGTTGCAGTCTATGTAATGCATAAAAAACCTGCCATTAATATTGCTGAAAATAAACGGTTTATCGAAAAAGAGTTGTACAGAGGCATCAAAGGAGGCGGCCCGCTACAGGAGCATGAACGAGCTTTAATTGAAAAAAATTACACAAAAAAGACATCCATTTACGGCGAAATTCTATACGATTCAGCGCAAGCTTTACTGCAAGATCCAGAGCTTGCATTTGGTCCAGAGGATATATTTTATGATCTTGGATCAGGTGTTGGTAAGATGGCGGTCCAGGTATATTTAAATACGCCGGTTAAAAAAGTAGTGGGAATAGAGTTATCGCCAACGCGTCATGCTAAAGCAGAAAAGGTGATGCAGCGATGTACGCAGAGCAATATAATGCAAAAAGGTCGAGCGCTTGCATTGTGCCACGGCGATATGTTGGAGCTTGATATAGATGACGCAACGATCATTTATATGTGTTCCACTTGTTATCCCCCAGAATTATTAGAGCAATTGGTGCTTAAATTTTCTAAGCTGCAACCGGGTGCGCGTATTATTTCATTAAAAGAGTTACCGAATTATGCACAACATGGAATGGAATTTGTAAAAGAGGTGCGATTGCCGATGACGTGGTCGCGGGAAGATGGTTCACCAGTGTATATATACCGGCGCACGAATACGGGTGTTGCTCCAGCTTGATTGTGTTACTTTTTATTTTTTACAAAAGAAGAAAGACTTTATGGGTAGTTCCTTATTCTATAAAGTCTTTCTTCTTTCGCCCTTGTATTCTGCATAGTACTCACCAGCAATTTGTTGCTGACGCAAAACTTTGATAAAGTTATACCCATTATCAACTTATTCTTTATCTTTTTTATATGAGGTTATGAGATGTCACAAGCGCTTAATGATTTTTTTACCGTCGTTGCCACAGATAAAACGTTACAAGAGCGGCTATTTGTCACAAAAGAAGTCAGTGACGTTGCTACTATTGCAAATGAAATGGGCTTTAGCGTTACAGGGGCTGATGTTCTTCGTGCGCAGGTTGGGCGAGTGTTAACTTTACCCTCTGAAGAATTAGAAAATTTAGTGGCAGGTAATAAATCAAAAAAAGGTGCGCAATGGGGTCGTGCTGGCAAAGGATGGTTGGACAATGCAGGCTTTTGGATACTTGAGCTAATACAGTGGGGCTGTACCGTTCAATCTTTTGAGCCATCGTTAGATCTCTTTGTTGGTAAGGCAAAAGAAGATAAAGAACTACAGCAAAAGCTTCTTGCTGCCAAAACCTATGAAAGCGTTGCTAACATAGCACATGAATATGGCTATGAGGTTGCAAGCATTGATCTGCTTAAACATATGGCTATACAAATCATGAAGCTTAATGATGAAAAAGCAGAAACAGTGGCTTCTGGTGGCGCACATTAAGAGCTTATTCGAAAATTAGTTGGTGGATTAATGTATTGCAAAATATTGCAATGGTTGGAGATTGTAAGAAGCTGTTGACTCCCGATCGTCTTCGCGAGCGTATGCGTGGCGATCCAGGCAATTGTGCGCTCAGTTTGAGCGCTACAAAATAGGTCATTCTTAATTGTATTCATCTAAATATTTCTTTATTAATCTGGATCGCCACGCACGCCAATGGCGGCTCGCGACGACGACCGTGGGGTTCTTGTTCTGGTTAGCTTTCAAATATGGCGTAAAAATAATATAGATTTTTTTAGTTGAATTCAGTTCATATCTCTTTTCCAGGTTTACCGTTAATTTTTCTGCCAATTTTTTGAGAAGTCAAACTAGATCAGATCTTTTGCTATTTGTGGAAGCCCTTACATAGATAGAAACTTACTACTTTTGCTCTTCTTCTCTTGCCGCTGTTTGTGATACAACGGTAAGGCATTCTTGTAAATCTTGATTGAGAGCATCAAGATCTATAGCTGGTATTTCTTCTGCTGTTGGAAAAAGAGGTTTAAAAAATTGTATAATTTTTTTGCGTCCGGGGTGAAGTGCGCTTTGTTCCTGGGCAATTTCTAATAAATTTTTACCATCAAAGGCTCGTATGGCTGTAATATCAATACCACATTCTTCATAATGTGGTATAAGGGTTTTCACGTCGTTAATAGTTCCGCGTCCTGCTGCGTTACATAGCGCGTTCCATCTTAAAAATGCGTCTTGTGCATTGAGAAACAGTTTTTTTTCTTCCGGACTTTTTATGCCGCGGAGTATCTTAAACGCCTCAGGCCAGTGTTGTCCACGTGGTTTATTTTTAATGCTTGGGTGGCTGCAGGTTAAACGGTAAAAATAAATCACCTGTTGTTGCAACTCATTTGATAATTTTGCAGGTACCAATTTTTGCATTATTTCATGCGCTTCGCGCTCGGCCTCGTTAGTTACCTTGTTTAGTTCAAGTCGGTTTTGTAAACGGTTTAGTCTTTTTTCTTTTCTGGGGTCGGCTGAAAATAAAAAACTGGCATTGCATGTTAATAAGGTGATGAGTATATGCGTTATAAAAGTATATTTCATGATAGATGTATTTTTTTAAATATTATTATTTTGGTTTTTATTATTTTTTGTTTGGCTTACAAAGATGGATAGACAATGCACGCATCTGTGCGGTCAGTGGTATTTCTATCGAAGACACCGGTTTTTTTGAAGATTCATTTTTTCTGTATCGTACTAAAAAAGCAGGATATACCATTGTTGGATGAGAGTCGAATAAAACAGTAGGAATAAAAATTTTTTTTGGATGTAGTAGTTTTATATTTTTTGCTCTTTGTGGTGCCATGGTATTAGGAGGTAAGAATAATTGATACGTGTATAATTCTGGTTGCATAATTGTATAGGCCGAAAAATCGAGAACAACGGTTGCGCTTTGTGGCATGGTCGCTTTTATATATTGTGGTGCAATAACAAATATGAATGATAAGAGAGCGTGTGTAAAAAAAGTCATAAATTCCTTTAGGGGTAATGTTTCTGACAGAAAGAAAGTATATATATCAGCAATAAATAACGCTATACTTTATTATCTATAACAATTTGAGAAGTGTAATTATTATTTAAGATCAGATAAGAGGGCATAGCATGAAATATACAAAGTTAATTTTGGCAGTACTGCTTGTTGCAGGACATCTTCACGCGATGGATAAGCAACAAAAAAAAACAGATACTCGATCATCCATGACGCTGCGACTGTTAGAATTATTTTTTCAAAATCCTGCGGATGATTCTGTAAGGAGGCATATAGAAACAACTCTAATTGTGTCCGTTGCTTCTTCCATCTCAGAACATGAAACTTTTGAGACATGGTATGATGAAGTGGAGACTCTGCTGTTGAATAAGCAACATGAGCTTAAAATACAAGCAGACAAGACGCAACAAACAAAAGATCGTTGGCATTTAAATGGAGCTGGACTGATGTTGAAGTCTGTTCAAGATCTTAAAAAAAGCTGGTATAGACCTCGCAAAGAACAAAGGGTTCATCCTTCTTTTGATGCAGAAAAGCTTCAGAGAAAGCTGAATTATCTTGCAGCCAGTATTGCAAGCAAAGCTGAAGAAGCTGAGAAAAAAGAAGCTAATGACGAAGGGTGTGTAATAGGTATGGGAAACACATCGCCATTACAAAAAGAAACGCAGAGTCTATTGCAGCTAACAGGAAATACTGGATCAGCAGAAAGCAGAAACAAAAATACGGTTGCGCAAGACGCTTTAGGGGATGGGGCTGGTCAACGTGAGACGCAAAAAGTTGAAAGTGATGATGCGCCCTTACGCAGATTCTTAGCAATGCAGCAAGCAACTGCGGATTATGGTGAGCAATCGAGCGAATCTAAGAAAACGGGTTCAAAAGAGTCGGGCGTTGATACCACTACGTCAGAAGAAAGCGTACAGCGGGTTAAAGGATCTCAACAAAATGAGCATAATGGCGGGGAACCAGCAGATGAAGAGCAGGAGAATCCTGCAGTTAGACATTTGTTATTGTATTATAATGGCCAATTAAAAAATGCGGGTTCTCTTTCAAATATTTTACACACAACATATGAAAACTTGCCCAAATCGAATGTTGCATTGAGTGCTGCAGGTATAGGAGTGTTGCAGTATGTAAGGCAAAGACCTGCAATCAGCAGAATCCCATTAGCACGTCGAGTGGCGACAGGAATGCAATACATGTTGGGTATACAGGGAGCGGTTCAATTAGGCAGGGCTGCGCGCCAGACGTATACTCAAGTGCAATTAACAAAGGCTGGTGTGCGGCAGCAACTAGCAACATTACAAGCGCAAAACTCTGTTCAGAGATAAACCGTGCAAATAAAAATAACCGCATGAAAGAGGGGAGCGTATTGCTCCCCATATTTTTTATATACTTCCTGCACCGGTCGGTAAATTTTGCATGATCGCTTCTTGGTTATTGATCGCTCTTCCGGCCTCAAATGCATCGTCGATTATTTTATTCGCCTCATTAATAAATTGTATGAGCTCATTGCCTGATACATTTGTTTGTTCAAGTTTTTTAATTTGTTCTTCGATTATTTCTTTTTGTGCGTCGGGGAAGTAGGGCATTTGAGTGGCAAGATTTTGTTTTTCTCGTGCAGCTTCAAGGGCCGAAACACCCAATGTATTGGCTGTAGTTTTTTGGCCATCCTGAAAGCGTTGTTCCGCCTGCCGTGTAATGTTCTCAATACGATTTATGGCAT
This region includes:
- the alr gene encoding alanine racemase is translated as MEKKHISWIELSKSAFNHNITLLRKIIGATVNLAIVIKGNAYGHGTAAIAQLCQENSNVDWLCTVSLSEAVFIRELKVTKPIIVLSFIDTNPIDAIHHNIDLMIQDMATLKMVHDHAQAISKSINIHIKIDTGMSRLGFTPAEFLANIHTILALPYIKIRGISSHFAESNNPASDFTPQQLQEFNALLEELKRQNVEIPLHHIANSAATISTPAAHGNFVRIGGAAYGLLPKINNYSFIPVATWKTTISFIRTIAANEHVGYDRTYTTAQETKIGILPVGYYHGYHRNLSNIGSVLIATADGQQHYAPIVGRICMNHTLIDVTHIENIQIGDVAALLGAQEKIHPLTIATLIKSYNPREAVTTINQTIERIISPEETDAATSIQQREKVAEQIV
- a CDS encoding Nif11-like leader peptide family RiPP precursor, producing MSQALNDFFTVVATDKTLQERLFVTKEVSDVATIANEMGFSVTGADVLRAQVGRVLTLPSEELENLVAGNKSKKGAQWGRAGKGWLDNAGFWILELIQWGCTVQSFEPSLDLFVGKAKEDKELQQKLLAAKTYESVANIAHEYGYEVASIDLLKHMAIQIMKLNDEKAETVASGGAH